A single Pseudanabaenaceae cyanobacterium SKYG29 DNA region contains:
- a CDS encoding class I SAM-dependent methyltransferase, with protein MQYRTDIEYIASFNARQAPPVMNYTAALAGFDPIDLSQPFRYCDLGCGPGLTLLTLAAAFPHAEFVGVDFNSNHIRMAQARAEATGLQNVKLVHSNFTELKDRNLPQFHFIAISGTLSWLADAPRDAVLDFMGNNLVEGGLAYLHYMVMPGHAIQPPLCRLASDYYNQLEGEPEEKVLLTKEFLKGFLNTQKRYFEISPTAKDFLQNMINSSTSLFLHDYLSNVRKAYYFADMNQLLEQRGLRYAGSAEPFYNHLQLVVPIESRELFRGVRERASVEAIKDYICVNGGRTDVFCKTNRSAGSEKPLESVLVVALPGQDQNQVINFAGTAVRLNVDPMATVLRVLQTPSTLEKLYQHPELSAYPRHEIRKALTYAVAARRVIPIVTPPSPVTSISAYNRDALSQVVTTAPDLLPSVTLASPVMGSGHCIGWVDAVMLWSIVNHGIEAPQKALEIMQKRNLALKVQTKDEKELTPQETMKLAIQNSARQFNVLLPFMGISPNLTV; from the coding sequence ATGCAGTACCGCACGGACATTGAATACATAGCCTCTTTTAATGCGCGGCAGGCTCCTCCTGTAATGAATTACACAGCGGCATTGGCAGGCTTTGACCCGATCGATCTATCTCAGCCTTTCCGTTACTGTGATCTGGGATGCGGTCCTGGGTTGACTCTGTTGACACTAGCAGCAGCTTTTCCCCATGCAGAGTTTGTGGGTGTGGATTTCAATAGCAATCATATCCGCATGGCACAAGCACGGGCAGAAGCAACAGGGCTACAGAATGTCAAACTTGTTCATAGTAATTTCACAGAATTAAAAGACAGAAACCTACCTCAATTTCATTTCATTGCTATAAGTGGGACTTTATCTTGGTTGGCAGATGCTCCCAGGGATGCGGTTTTAGATTTTATGGGGAATAACTTGGTGGAGGGGGGATTAGCTTACCTGCACTACATGGTAATGCCTGGTCATGCTATTCAGCCCCCCCTTTGTCGTCTTGCCAGTGATTACTACAACCAGCTAGAGGGAGAGCCAGAAGAGAAAGTGCTTTTGACAAAAGAGTTTTTGAAGGGCTTTCTGAATACCCAAAAGCGATATTTTGAAATTTCCCCCACAGCCAAAGACTTTCTCCAGAACATGATCAACTCTTCTACTTCTCTCTTCCTCCATGACTATCTCAGTAATGTTAGAAAAGCCTACTATTTTGCGGACATGAATCAACTCCTAGAGCAGAGAGGACTGCGCTATGCGGGGAGTGCAGAGCCTTTCTACAATCACCTCCAGCTGGTTGTGCCAATCGAATCGCGGGAATTGTTTCGTGGTGTGAGAGAAAGAGCTAGCGTAGAAGCAATTAAGGACTATATTTGTGTCAATGGGGGTAGGACTGATGTTTTTTGTAAGACCAACCGATCGGCGGGGAGTGAGAAGCCCTTGGAGTCAGTATTAGTGGTGGCTTTACCGGGACAAGACCAGAACCAAGTCATCAATTTTGCAGGTACAGCAGTGAGGTTAAATGTTGATCCGATGGCAACTGTACTCAGGGTCTTACAAACACCTAGCACACTGGAGAAGCTATACCAGCATCCTGAGCTATCGGCTTATCCCCGCCACGAAATTCGCAAAGCTCTGACCTACGCAGTGGCAGCCAGAAGAGTAATCCCGATCGTTACTCCCCCTAGCCCCGTGACATCAATTTCTGCCTACAATCGTGATGCCCTTAGTCAGGTAGTCACCACTGCTCCTGATCTTTTGCCCTCAGTGACATTAGCTTCTCCTGTGATGGGCAGTGGTCATTGTATTGGTTGGGTAGATGCGGTTATGCTGTGGAGTATTGTCAACCATGGTATCGAGGCTCCCCAAAAGGCGTTAGAAATTATGCAGAAGCGTAATCTAGCTCTTAAGGTACAGACCAAAGATGAAAAAGAGTTGACACCCCAGGAAACAATGAAACTGGCAATTCAAAATAGTGCGAGACAGTTTAATGTGCTTCTGCCTTTTATGGGTATCAGTCCGAATTTAACTGTTTAG
- a CDS encoding class I SAM-dependent methyltransferase has product MAMKLKPIDIQKLESFLDKIAQQTYPEPPTQLHSQITRQMWERVKIEAEVAADWKILDVGCGQGVALEIFQAEGLTAVGITLNPEDVKVCQERGFDVRSMDQSFLDFADGEFQLIWCRRCLEHSIFPFFTLSEFYRVLKPQGFLYVEVPAPNTSCHHENNPNHYSVLDKSMWVSLINRSGFVIKNVYDVNLATMAGPDTYWAFTATKI; this is encoded by the coding sequence ATGGCGATGAAACTTAAACCGATCGATATTCAAAAGTTGGAAAGTTTCCTTGACAAGATAGCGCAGCAAACCTATCCAGAACCGCCCACACAATTGCACTCCCAAATTACCAGACAAATGTGGGAGAGGGTGAAGATAGAAGCTGAAGTAGCAGCAGACTGGAAGATTTTGGACGTGGGATGCGGGCAGGGGGTAGCCTTAGAAATTTTTCAGGCAGAAGGGCTAACAGCCGTAGGCATAACCTTAAATCCTGAGGACGTAAAAGTTTGTCAAGAAAGAGGTTTTGATGTCCGCTCAATGGATCAGTCCTTCTTGGACTTTGCAGACGGGGAATTTCAGTTGATCTGGTGTCGCCGTTGTTTAGAACATAGTATATTTCCTTTCTTTACTCTTAGTGAATTCTACAGAGTTCTAAAACCTCAAGGCTTTCTATATGTGGAAGTGCCAGCTCCTAACACCAGTTGTCACCATGAAAATAACCCCAACCACTACAGTGTTTTGGATAAGTCTATGTGGGTTTCTCTGATTAACCGATCGGGATTTGTTATCAAGAACGTATATGATGTAAATCTGGCTACAATGGCTGGACCAGACACCTACTGGGCGTTCACCGCAACCAAAATTTGA